The Sphingopyxis fribergensis DNA segment GTCACGAAGACAGCGCGCACCGCATTGCGGCGGCACGCATGTTCGACCGCTTCGATATCGATGCCGTCCTCGTCGAGGCCGACGGGAACGATATTGGCCCCGAGCGCCCGAAAGGCCGCCACCGCGGGTTCGTACGTCAGCGCTTCGACGATCACCGAATCGCCGGGTTTGACCAGCACCTGCGCCGCGAGGAAAATGCCATTCTGGCTGCCGCGGGTGATGCAGATATTCTCCGCCGCGACGGGCAGGCCGCGCTGGCTTTTGAGCATCGTCGCAATCGCTTCGCGCAGCGCCGGCGAGCCGCGCGGGTCGCGATATTGGAAGCCGTTGTCGCGCGACGCGCGGTGCGCGGCAACGCGATAGGCGCGGGCGAGCAGTTCCGCCGGGAACAGACGGCCATCGGGCGCCCCTTCGTCGATCTTGAGCCCCGGACCCGCCGGCACGGCGATCGGCCGCGCTGGCGGTACCGCAAATCGATAATCGATCGCGGCGCTGCTCATCGTCGCTTCGGCCTCGCTCTGGTGGCGTTTTACGGGATCGGGCAGCGCGGTGGCCACCATCGTTCCGCGCGTTCCGGCCGAATCGAGCCATCCCTGCGCGATCAGATCTTCATAGGCGAGCACCACCGTCTTGCGGTTGACCCCCAATATCTGTGCCAGTTCGCGGCTGCTCGGAAGATAGGTGCCGGAGGTCAGCCGGCCGCGCTCGATGTCGCGGATCAGCGCCTGGATGATCTGCATATAGATGGGAACGTCGCGTGCGGGATCGATCCGCTCGCCGAGAGTGACTTGCCATGGCCGCAGCATTGGACCCCCCATTTCTAAAAAATCGAATCTCGTGGGAGCCAAGCCTAGCGTCGATATCTGCTTGCTGCAACTGCGTGCTGGACCCCCGAACTTTTCGGTTTTGGCGCTTGTCGCGGTCCCAAGGCTGATGGACAAGACAGGGGAGGCTGGTGCAATGCGGCGTCGGCTTAAGGGGCGTGCGCGTGGCGGATCGAGAATTTCAGACGGGGGGTAGCGTGTCGCTGTTCGAGCGGTTCGACAAGGCGGACGTCAAGGCGTTGATCGAAGAATTTCCGTTGGCGTGGGTTAGCGGAGGTCCTGCCGCGACGCTTGACGCAAGCTTGCTTCCGCTGGTTGGCGTCTATGATGCGGACGGGCGGCTGGTCGAACTGATCGGGCATATGATGCGCTCCAACCCGCTGCACGCTACGCTCGAACAGGACCCGCACGGCACGATCCTTTTCAACGGACCCGGCGCCTATGTCGGCCCGGAGCACGCCGGAAGGCGTGACTGGGCGCCGACCTGGAATTATGCGCAACTGAAAATCCGCGCCGAGATCGGGTTCGACGACGCGCTGACCGAAGCGTCGCTGCAGATATTGATCGACGCGATGGAGGCCGGGCGCGCCGCGCCATGGAGCATCGACGAACTCGGCGCGCGCTATCGATCGATGCTCGGCCACATCATCGGATTTCGCGCAATCGTCACCTCGCTTTCGGGCAAGTTTAAGCTGGGGCAGGACGAGAGTGGCGAAACACTGCACAACATTCTTGATGGCTTGCCCGATGCCGACACAGTGGCATGGATGCGCAGGTTCAATCAGGGGCGCTGAAGGGGCGACAGGCATGACGAGGGCGATGCTGTTCGGATCGATTGCGGCGGGTGCGCTGGCACTGGCCGGTCCTGCGGGCGCGCAGCGTGCGGCACCGCTGCCTTGGCAGGAAGATCCGTTCCCCAGCCGCTATCAAGCGCCCCCGGCCGAAGATATGCTGCTGAAAGGCGCGACGATCCTCGACGGCGCGGGCGGCCGCGTCGATGGCGGCGATGTCCTGATCCGCGGCGGCAAGATCGTCGCGGTGGGGCGGGGGCTTGCCAATCCCGGCGTGCGCGAGGTCGATGCGAGCGGCCGCTGGATCACCCCCGGCGTGATCGACGTTCACAGCCACGACGGCACCTTTGTCCTGCCGCTGACCGCGATCGATCGCGAAGCCTCCGACGTGTCCGAAACCAGTGCGCCCAATGTCGCCGACACCTGGGTCGAAACGGCGGTCAATGCGCAAGACATGGGTTTCGACCGCGCGCTGTCGGCGGGCGTCACCACGATCCAGATCCTGCCCGGCTCGACTCCGATTTTCGCGGGCCGGTCGGTTGTCGTTAAGCCCGTTCGTGGCGCGACCGTCTGGGATATGAAGGCGGCGGGCAATGTCCAGGGCTTCAAAATGGCGTGCGGCGAGAACCCCAAATCATGGGGGGCCGACGACGACAATGAAGGCCCGACCAGCCGGCAGGGCGTGATCTCCTATATGCGCCAGGCTTTCCTCGATGCACAGCGATACAAACGCGCGGTCGAACAGGGACGTGCGGGAACGGGTGCGATGCCGCCGCGCGACCTGAAGCTGGAGGCGCTCGCGGGCGTCCTCGCCGGCGATATCCGCGTGAACCTCCATTGTTATCGCGCGGGCGATATTGCCGCGGTGCTGTCGATCGCCAGGGAGTTCGGCTTCCGGATCGGCGCGGTCCATCACGCGACCGAGGCGTACAAGATCCCCGGCCTGCTGCGCGAAGCAGGGACCTGCGCCGCGGTATGGGCCGACTGGTGGGGCTTCAAGATGGAGGCGCAGGACGGGGTTCGCGCCGAGGCGCCGTTGCTCGAACGGGCGGGGGTGTGCGTGATGATGCATTCGGATTCGCCCGCCGACGGTCAGCGGCTGAACATCGCCGCCGCGAAGGCCGCCGCAGCGGGCCGGCGGATCGGCATCGACATCCCGCCCGAACGCATGATCAAATGGACGACGAGCAATCCCGCCAAGCTGTTGGGGATGGACAAACGGATCGGCACGCTGGCCTCCGGCTATCAGGCCGACGTCGTACTGTGGTCTGGCAATCCGTTCAGCGTTTACAGCAAGGCCGACCTTGTCCTGATCGGCGGCGCCGTGGTTCGCGACCGGACGCGGCCGCCGGCCGAGCCGGTATCCGATTTCGAGATCGGCCGCGCGGGAGCCAACCGATGAGGATGATGACAAGCCTGATCGCGCTGGCGATCGCAACGCCCGCGGCGGCGCAGACGCTCGCGGTGACCCATGCCGAAGCCTGGACGATGGAAGGCGCCGAGCCCGTCAAGGATGCGACGATTATCATAGAGAATGGCCGGATCGTATCGGTGGACGCGGCAGGCGGCGTTCCGTCGGGCGCGACGGTGATCGATGCGGGTGGCAAGCCGGTAACCCCGGGGCTGGTCAATGGTGCGACGCAGATCGGACTGGTCGAAGTGTCGGGGTCGCCCGACACGCGCGACGACGCCTCGACCGACGAACGGGCACCCGGCTATGATCCGAGCCGCGCGCTCAACGGCAATTCGACGCTGGTCAGCCTCGCGCGTGCCGACGGCATCACGCGCGCGCTGATCTATCCGTCGCCGTCGCGCCACGCGCCGATGAGCGGCGAGCCGGTCTTCGCGCGGCTTCGCGACGGCGTCGATATTCTCGATCGCGGCGGCGTTGCCCTTTATGCGGTGATCGGCGGCGGGGCGTGGGAACGGCTTGGCGCGCGCGCGCAGCAATGGACTGCGCTGCGCAAGCTGTTGGGTGATACGAAACGCGGCATGGCTGCGCCGGCCGAGACGAATAAGAAAAAGCACAAGCGCGGCGGCGGTCCCCCCGGTGACCCGCTTGGTGGTCCCGACGACACGATCCGCGATGTCGTCGCGGGCAGGCTGCCGCTTGCGATCCAGACGCACCGCGAATCCGATATCCGCCAAGCCGCGGCACTCGCGTCGGACCTCGGGATCAAGGTGATTATCGTCGGCGGCACCGAGGCATGGCGCGCGGCGGATGCGCTCGCGGCGGCAAAGGTCGCCGTTGTGCTCGACCCGCAGGTCAATCTGCCGTTCAATTTCGACCAGCTCGGCGCACGGCAGGACAATGCCGCGATCCTGACCAGGGCGGGGGTGCAGGTCGCGATCGGGCAGGCGGGCGGCGCGATCCATGCGAATTACAATGCGGGCATGGCCTTGCGCGAAGGCGCGGGCATCGCGGTGGCGAACGGGCTGCCATATGTCGAGGCGCTGCGCGCGGTGACGGTGAACCCGCTCGCGATATGGGGTCGCGGCGGCGGTACGCTGGCGCCCGGCGCCGATGCGGACCTCGTCGTGTGGGACGGCGATCCGCTCGAACCCTCGACCAACGCCATGAACGTAATCGTCGAAGGGCGGCCGGTGTCGAACCGGTCGCGGCAGGACCTGCTCGCCGAACGCTACAAGGATGCGCGCTGAGACGCGGCACCGATTGACTCAACAGATCGGCGTCCAGCGCCGGCATCGCGGAGAGAAGAATGACCCAGATTCCTGGAATGATCGGCGTGCCCGCAGACGGGGACGCGCCCCTCGACACTCGTCCGGCGATCCGGCTCGAACTCGACCGCAAGACCCGTGCCCGCGCCGCGATCGCGGGTTCGGCGGGCAACCTCATCGAATGGTATGATTTCTACGCCTATGCCTACACCGCGCTCTACTTCGCTTCGGCCTTTTTTCCCGAGGGTGATCGCACCGCGCAGCTGTTGAACGTCGCCGCCGTCTATGCCGCGGGCTTCCTGATCCGCCCGCTCGGCGGCTGGTATTTCGGCCGCTTTGCCGACCGCCGCGGTCGTCGCGCGGCGATGATCGCGTCGGTGCTGTTGATGGGTGCGGGGTCGTTGCTCGTCGCGATCCTGCCGACCTATGCGACGATCGGCGCTGCGGCCCCGGCGCTGTTGCTCGTGGCGCGGTTGATGCAGGGCTTTTCGACCGGCGGCCAATATGGCGCGGCGGCGACCTATCTCAGCGAGATCGCCGAGCCGGGCAAGCGCGGCTTCTATGCCTCCTTCCAGTTCGTCACGCTGATCGGCGGTCAATTGTTCGCGCTGCTGACGATCTTCCTGCTCCAGACCGCGATGACCGACGCGGCAATCCGCGAATGGGGCTGGCGCATCCCCTTCGTTCTGGGCGCGGTGCTGGCGGGCGTGTTCATTCTGTTTCGCGATGCGATGCACGAGACCGCCGAGCCGGCGGGCAAGGGTGAAGAGGCGGGGTCGATGAAGACGTTGATACAACATCCGCGCGCGATGCTGACCGTGATGGCGCTGAGCGCCGCGGGGGCGGTCACCCTCTATACCTTCACCACCTATATGCAGAAATATCTGGTTAACACGGCGGGAATGGACGTCGCGACGGCGAGCCGGATCATGCTGGTCGTCACCTTCGCCTTCCTGCTGCTCCAGCCCGTACTCGGAATGCTGTCGGACCGGATCGGGCGGCGCACCAATCTTTTGATTTTCAGCGGCGGGATGACCTTGTTCGCCGTGCCGTTGCTCGGCGCGATCGGCAAGGTGCAGACGGTGTGGACCGCGGGCCTGCTCATATTCGCCGCACTTGCGATCATGAGCTTCTACACGTCGGTTTCGGGTCTCTTCAAAGCGGAACTGTTCCCCGCGAGCGTGCGCGCGCTCGGCGTCGGGCTCGGCCATGCGATCGCGTCGGCGATCTTTGGCGGAACGGCCGAATATGCCGCGCTGCTGCTCAAGCAGATGGGGCATGAGCAGGCATTTGCCTGGTATGTCTCGGCGATCTGCGCGGTTGCCTTTGTCGTCGCGCTGCGAATGAAAGAACCGCGCGCACACGGCCATCTTCATTGATAGAGTTGAGGGCGAAGGGGGCGATATGACGCGAGCGGTTCGGGCGGTTTTGGGATTGGTGTCGGCAATCGGGCTGGCGGTTTCCCTAGCCCATGCGGACGATGGGACCGGATTGCCGATGAAGCCCGCGCGCACGCTCGACTATCAGGTGTCGAGCGGCACCTTCATGTCGCTTGCCGTCTCGCCCGATGGCAAGACGATCCTTTTCGATATGCTCGGCGAAATCTATGCCATGCCCGCGAAGGGCGGCCGCGCGGTGCCGGTCGCGACCGGCATGGCGTTCGAGGTTCAGCCGACCTTCTCGCCCGACGGCAAATGGATCGCTTATGTCAGCGACCGTTCGGGCGGCGACAATGTCTGGATCGCGCGCATCGACGGCAGCGGCGCGCGGCGGATCAGTGACGAGGACGATGGCGCAGTGCGCACCTCGCCCGAATGGAGCGCCGACGGCAAATCGGTCTATGTCAGCCGCTATCGCATCCGCATCGACCGGTATGAACTGTGGCGCCATCCGGTCGACGGGGCGCCGGGCGAACTGGTGGCACCGTCGAAACTCAAGGATGATGCGCCGCGCGCGGCGTGGCAGAGCACGCTCGGCGCCTCGGCATCGCGCGACGGCAAATATCTTTATTATGCGCGGCGCACCGGCGACCTGTCGTTCGACGAGCCCGTTCCTTGGGCGATCGTCCGCCGCGTGCTTGCGACCGGGGCCGAGGAAACCGTCGTCGGCAGCTCGGGCGGACGCGAGTCTGGGAGCGAGACCTTCTTCCGCCCCGCGATCTCGCCCGATGGCAGGCTGCTTGCCTATGCGACGCGGCGCATGGCCGAAACGCGGCTGCGCGTCCGCGATCTTGCAACCGGTGTCGATCGCGACCTCGGCCCCGCGCCGCTCGACCTGATGAACGGTGCGGCATGGCTCGACCTCATTCCGCGCTATGGCTTCACGCCCGACAGCAAGGCGATCCTGATCGCCTGGCAAGGCAAGATCGAGCGCCGCCCCGTCGACGGGTCTGCGGCGACCCCGATCCCGTTCAAGGCGCGGCTGCAACTCGCGGTCGGCGCGAGCACGCGCATCGGTTTCCGGGAAGACACCGGCCCGGTGCGTGCCAAATTGCTGCAAGGGACCGCGGCTTCGCCCGACGGCAAGCGCGTCGCTTATGCTGCGCTCGGCAGCGTCTATGTCCAGCGCGTCGATGGCGGAGCGGCCGTCCGGTTGCCGATCTTTGGCGATCCGCCCTCGCTGCCCGGCTGGAGCCCCGATGGGGCACGCATCACCTATGTGACGTGGGGCGAGCGGGCGGGCGGTGCCGTCTGGACGGTCGCGGCCGATGGCTCGGGGGCGCCGGCGAAGGTCAGCGATCTTGCCGCCTTCTACTCGCACCCTGCTTTCACCCCCGATGGCAAGGCGATCCTCACGATGCGCTCGCCCGCTGCGGCGCGACAGCAATCAAGCTTCGAATTCGGTACCGTACGTCGGGGCGAGTTGGTCGCGATCCCGGCGGCAGGTGGACCGGCGCGGGTCGTGACACGCGGCACATTCGGGCAGCGCCCGCATTTCGTGCAGGGCCAACCCGGCGAGGTCTATCTGCTCGGCGACGACGGGCTCGTCGCCATCGATCTTGGCCGCGGCACGCAGCGCGCGGTCGCCTCCGTCAAGGCGCAGGGCTATTATTTCACCGATCAGCCCGCCGACGCCGACGACATCCGTATCAGCCCCGACGGCCAATGGCTCGCCGCGCAGACGAGCGAGCAGCTTTACGTGCTGCCCGCGCCGACCCATCCGAAGGTCGCGGTCGACCTCACGACATCCGACGGTCCGGCGCGTAAGATCACCGCCATGGGCGCCGACTTCTTCGACTGGCGCGCCGACGGCAGCCTGATCTGGTCGGTCGGCAATTATCTGCAACTGCTGCCCAAAGCGACCGCGCCGGCGCCCGTGACGCATATCGAATTGATCGCCGAATTGCCTCGCGCGCGGCCGACGGGAAGCATCCTGCTACGCGGCGCCCGCGCCTTGACAATGACGGACGGCGACAGGGCCGTCGCGGATGCCGATATATTGATCACCGGCGACCGCATCGCCGCCATCGGGCCACGCGGCAGCTTTACGGTTCCCGCTGGCACGCCGGAGCGTGAATTGGGCGGCAAGACCGTCGCGCCGGGGTTCATCGACGATCACGATCATATCGGCGGCGTGCGCCGTAACGTCATAGGCTATGAGGAATGGGGACTGCGCGCGCGGCTCGCCTTTGGCGTCACGACGTCATTCGACCCCTCGACGCTCGGAATCGACCAGATTGCCTATCAGGATCTGATCGACGCGGGGCTTGTCGTCGGGCCGCGGCTGCGCTCGACCGGGCCCGCGCTCTTTTCGAAGGAGCGTTTCACCTCGCTCGATCAGGTGCGCGGCGTGCTGGGCCGCTATCGCAATGCGTGGGGTCTTCGCAATATCAAGCAATATCGCGGCGAAAGCCGGATCGTGCGGCAATGGATTGCGATGGCGGCGCGCGAAAAGGGCATCTTGCCGACGACCGAGGGCAGCCACAATCCAAAGCTGATCCTCACGCAGATCCTCGACGGTTATGCGGGCAACGAACATGCGCTGCCGATCGCACCCTTCGGCAAAGATGTGGTGAAACTCTATCAGTTGATGCGCACCAGCTATGTCTCGACTTTGCTCGTCAATACGAGCGGGCCGGCGGGACGGCACTATTATATTGCCAGATATGACCCGGCGCTCGATCCGAAGGTCAAGCGTTTCTGGTCGCCGCCCGCGATTGCGCACAAGCTTGCGCACCGCGATTGGGGCTCGCTCGAGGCTTCAAGGATGCCTGCACTCGCTGCCGATGCGACGAAGCTCGCCGAAAACGGCGCGCTCGTCGGCATGGGCTCGCACGGCGATGAGCCGGGGATCGGCTATCACTACGAGATGGAAGCGCATATGCTGGGCGGGATGAAGCCGATGGCGGTTCTCCATGTCGCGACGGCGGGTGCGGCCGAGACGATCGGCAGGCTGGGCGATATGGGGACGCTCGAGCCGGGCAAATATGCCGACCTTGTCGTGTTCGACGCCGATCCGCTGGCCGACATTCGCAACACGAAATCGGTGAAGCTGGTCATGCGCGGGGGCCAATTGTTCGACGCCGATACGCTCGACGAACTTTGGCCGGTCGAACGGAAACTCCCCGCGCCGTGGTTCGCCGACGGCGCAAACGAAACGCAATGGCTGCCGTCCGAATAGCGACCGCGTCGGCTTTCTCGGCGTCGCGCAGGGTGAGGTCGGTAACGGTCAGCCCGCGGTCGGACAAGTCGCGGTTCGAAATCGAACTTTCGGTCAGATCGTTGCGGATATCTCCGTACCCGAACTCTTCGGGGGATGCGGGTATAGCCCAGCCGATATTCAGCCGCGGCAATAGGTTTCGCCCCTGCTGGTCGATAGGCAGTCTTTGCGTTCGTGCAGGCGCGTGTCGCTGCTGGCCCCGCCGTCACTTGGCGCGAACTCATAGCGGCTCCCGTTACGCTGAACGAAGATAGATGTTCCTTCCATCTCCACCGGAAACTTCTGCTCGGCCTGATCGAGATCGTACCGCATCGTGACCGCATATGGCTCCCGCTCGGTTTCGGCGTTCTTTTCGATCAGCATGAAACGGCCGTCGAGCCCTTCCCAGCGACCGATATAGTCGTCGCCGCCATTCTTCCTGACGACAGGCGCAGGCGAGGCGACCTTCGGCACGTCTTGCTCAGGCAGGGTCACGAGGGGAGGCGCACGGTTCTTCTTCTCGTCCGTTCCGGTGAAAAACCACAGCGCCAGCGCGACCGCCAATAGCAAGGCAGCACCTGTTCCTGTCCGCGATAGTGTCATTCGATCCTCGATCCTGGCTTGCGTATCCGGCACATCGCCGGTGGAGCGCGCGAAAAGCCGCGAAGCGCTGCCGGTACCGGACTACCGCGCCACCGCGCGATCGCCACGATACCGGCAGACGCTTCCGCCTCAGCAAATCGCCGGGAAGCTCGAAGGTTTCCAGCCGTTGACCTTGCCGCAGAAGGACAGGTCATTGAAATGATAGTCGGTGCCGGACTGCGGATTATTGAAAAGATTCTTCATCGCGGCGTTGTTAAGCGAACCGTCGCCCGACATATTGTCCCACGAGACGAGGCCGTTCGACCACCACCGGCCCCAGTGATTTTCGACCGCATCGTCACCCGCGTTTGCGAAGCGCAGGACATGCGTGCTGCCGCCGTCCTTGTGGTAGACGATCTTGGGATGCGTATTTCTGCCCGATGCGTCGGTCCACCACCGGATCGTCGAAGAATTTGCGGGCAGCGTCTGCCTGTCCTTGTGGTGCGAAATGGTGACGTCGGTGATGACCTTGTTGTTCGGGTCGCTGTTCCAGTCTTCCTGGCTGATCGTCCAGATGATGACCGATTCGACGTCGTGACGATGGCCGCCGGCGTCGCAACCGTCGCAGGCGCTGAGCGGCAGCACCTGATCCTTCTGGAAATAGAGCGAGAAGATGGTGGCGCAATAAACGCGATTGCCCCACGCGCCGCCGCCGGTCTTGCACCGCGTCCGCGAATAGAGGTTAGAGTTGTTCAGATCAGATAGGTCGCGGCATCGGGCTTCGGGATATCCCTTGCGATCCTCGCCGCCATTATAGGCCCCGTTGCGGCCGATCCCCACCGAGGGGTAGCAACCGTCCCCGTCGAAATCGAACACCGGGTGATAGATTGTCGCCATTGTATCGGCATTGGCCCACAGCATCGGCGGCGGTTCGGCCGCCCATGCCGCCGGGCCGCAAAAGGCAATCAGGAATGACAGAATTATCTTGAATATATTCATCACTATATCCTCCGTTGCTTTGCAAAAATACTCATCGAAATATGGTGGTGATTTTTGAGGGCGAGGGTGCTCGGGCCATGCCGATCCTGTCGGTTCGGCCGTT contains these protein-coding regions:
- the pdxR gene encoding MocR-like pyridoxine biosynthesis transcription factor PdxR, which translates into the protein MLRPWQVTLGERIDPARDVPIYMQIIQALIRDIERGRLTSGTYLPSSRELAQILGVNRKTVVLAYEDLIAQGWLDSAGTRGTMVATALPDPVKRHQSEAEATMSSAAIDYRFAVPPARPIAVPAGPGLKIDEGAPDGRLFPAELLARAYRVAAHRASRDNGFQYRDPRGSPALREAIATMLKSQRGLPVAAENICITRGSQNGIFLAAQVLVKPGDSVIVEALTYEPAVAAFRALGANIVPVGLDEDGIDIEAVEHACRRNAVRAVFVTPHHQFPTTVSLRPERRLRLLELARQFGFAIIEDDYDHEFHFESQPLLPMAGYGPGLVLYVGSMSKLLLPALRIGYVAAPPAVIDAIAHRVSLTDGMGNTLTEDAAAELIDNGELRRHARKVRQIYAKRRLDFAAEIDRALGDIVDYRMPDGGLAFWLRVDTDLDQMEVRAAAMGLRFASSRSFMTRDDAPRGLRIGFASLNGHEARTALAALRAAAG
- a CDS encoding FMN-binding negative transcriptional regulator translates to MADREFQTGGSVSLFERFDKADVKALIEEFPLAWVSGGPAATLDASLLPLVGVYDADGRLVELIGHMMRSNPLHATLEQDPHGTILFNGPGAYVGPEHAGRRDWAPTWNYAQLKIRAEIGFDDALTEASLQILIDAMEAGRAAPWSIDELGARYRSMLGHIIGFRAIVTSLSGKFKLGQDESGETLHNILDGLPDADTVAWMRRFNQGR
- a CDS encoding amidohydrolase family protein, which encodes MTRAMLFGSIAAGALALAGPAGAQRAAPLPWQEDPFPSRYQAPPAEDMLLKGATILDGAGGRVDGGDVLIRGGKIVAVGRGLANPGVREVDASGRWITPGVIDVHSHDGTFVLPLTAIDREASDVSETSAPNVADTWVETAVNAQDMGFDRALSAGVTTIQILPGSTPIFAGRSVVVKPVRGATVWDMKAAGNVQGFKMACGENPKSWGADDDNEGPTSRQGVISYMRQAFLDAQRYKRAVEQGRAGTGAMPPRDLKLEALAGVLAGDIRVNLHCYRAGDIAAVLSIAREFGFRIGAVHHATEAYKIPGLLREAGTCAAVWADWWGFKMEAQDGVRAEAPLLERAGVCVMMHSDSPADGQRLNIAAAKAAAAGRRIGIDIPPERMIKWTTSNPAKLLGMDKRIGTLASGYQADVVLWSGNPFSVYSKADLVLIGGAVVRDRTRPPAEPVSDFEIGRAGANR
- a CDS encoding amidohydrolase family protein, with product MRMMTSLIALAIATPAAAQTLAVTHAEAWTMEGAEPVKDATIIIENGRIVSVDAAGGVPSGATVIDAGGKPVTPGLVNGATQIGLVEVSGSPDTRDDASTDERAPGYDPSRALNGNSTLVSLARADGITRALIYPSPSRHAPMSGEPVFARLRDGVDILDRGGVALYAVIGGGAWERLGARAQQWTALRKLLGDTKRGMAAPAETNKKKHKRGGGPPGDPLGGPDDTIRDVVAGRLPLAIQTHRESDIRQAAALASDLGIKVIIVGGTEAWRAADALAAAKVAVVLDPQVNLPFNFDQLGARQDNAAILTRAGVQVAIGQAGGAIHANYNAGMALREGAGIAVANGLPYVEALRAVTVNPLAIWGRGGGTLAPGADADLVVWDGDPLEPSTNAMNVIVEGRPVSNRSRQDLLAERYKDAR
- a CDS encoding MFS transporter, coding for MTQIPGMIGVPADGDAPLDTRPAIRLELDRKTRARAAIAGSAGNLIEWYDFYAYAYTALYFASAFFPEGDRTAQLLNVAAVYAAGFLIRPLGGWYFGRFADRRGRRAAMIASVLLMGAGSLLVAILPTYATIGAAAPALLLVARLMQGFSTGGQYGAAATYLSEIAEPGKRGFYASFQFVTLIGGQLFALLTIFLLQTAMTDAAIREWGWRIPFVLGAVLAGVFILFRDAMHETAEPAGKGEEAGSMKTLIQHPRAMLTVMALSAAGAVTLYTFTTYMQKYLVNTAGMDVATASRIMLVVTFAFLLLQPVLGMLSDRIGRRTNLLIFSGGMTLFAVPLLGAIGKVQTVWTAGLLIFAALAIMSFYTSVSGLFKAELFPASVRALGVGLGHAIASAIFGGTAEYAALLLKQMGHEQAFAWYVSAICAVAFVVALRMKEPRAHGHLH
- a CDS encoding amidohydrolase family protein, whose protein sequence is MKPARTLDYQVSSGTFMSLAVSPDGKTILFDMLGEIYAMPAKGGRAVPVATGMAFEVQPTFSPDGKWIAYVSDRSGGDNVWIARIDGSGARRISDEDDGAVRTSPEWSADGKSVYVSRYRIRIDRYELWRHPVDGAPGELVAPSKLKDDAPRAAWQSTLGASASRDGKYLYYARRTGDLSFDEPVPWAIVRRVLATGAEETVVGSSGGRESGSETFFRPAISPDGRLLAYATRRMAETRLRVRDLATGVDRDLGPAPLDLMNGAAWLDLIPRYGFTPDSKAILIAWQGKIERRPVDGSAATPIPFKARLQLAVGASTRIGFREDTGPVRAKLLQGTAASPDGKRVAYAALGSVYVQRVDGGAAVRLPIFGDPPSLPGWSPDGARITYVTWGERAGGAVWTVAADGSGAPAKVSDLAAFYSHPAFTPDGKAILTMRSPAAARQQSSFEFGTVRRGELVAIPAAGGPARVVTRGTFGQRPHFVQGQPGEVYLLGDDGLVAIDLGRGTQRAVASVKAQGYYFTDQPADADDIRISPDGQWLAAQTSEQLYVLPAPTHPKVAVDLTTSDGPARKITAMGADFFDWRADGSLIWSVGNYLQLLPKATAPAPVTHIELIAELPRARPTGSILLRGARALTMTDGDRAVADADILITGDRIAAIGPRGSFTVPAGTPERELGGKTVAPGFIDDHDHIGGVRRNVIGYEEWGLRARLAFGVTTSFDPSTLGIDQIAYQDLIDAGLVVGPRLRSTGPALFSKERFTSLDQVRGVLGRYRNAWGLRNIKQYRGESRIVRQWIAMAAREKGILPTTEGSHNPKLILTQILDGYAGNEHALPIAPFGKDVVKLYQLMRTSYVSTLLVNTSGPAGRHYYIARYDPALDPKVKRFWSPPAIAHKLAHRDWGSLEASRMPALAADATKLAENGALVGMGSHGDEPGIGYHYEMEAHMLGGMKPMAVLHVATAGAAETIGRLGDMGTLEPGKYADLVVFDADPLADIRNTKSVKLVMRGGQLFDADTLDELWPVERKLPAPWFADGANETQWLPSE
- a CDS encoding NPP1 family protein; translated protein: MNIFKIILSFLIAFCGPAAWAAEPPPMLWANADTMATIYHPVFDFDGDGCYPSVGIGRNGAYNGGEDRKGYPEARCRDLSDLNNSNLYSRTRCKTGGGAWGNRVYCATIFSLYFQKDQVLPLSACDGCDAGGHRHDVESVIIWTISQEDWNSDPNNKVITDVTISHHKDRQTLPANSSTIRWWTDASGRNTHPKIVYHKDGGSTHVLRFANAGDDAVENHWGRWWSNGLVSWDNMSGDGSLNNAAMKNLFNNPQSGTDYHFNDLSFCGKVNGWKPSSFPAIC